One segment of Tenrec ecaudatus isolate mTenEca1 chromosome 1, mTenEca1.hap1, whole genome shotgun sequence DNA contains the following:
- the DCAF15 gene encoding DDB1- and CUL4-associated factor 15, which translates to MAPSSKSERNSGAGSGGGGPGAAGGKRAAGRRREHVLKQLERIKISGQLSPRLFRKLPPRVCVSLKSIVDEDFLYAGHIFLGFSKCGRYVLSYTSSSGDDDFSFYIYHLYWWEFNVHSKLKLVRQVRLFQDEEIYSDLYLTVCEWPSDASKVIVFGFNTRSANGMLMNMMMMSDENHRDIYISTVAVPAMGHCAACRDAGRAHPGDSSAQCLRHGFMLHTKYQVVYPFPTFQPAFQLKKDQVVLLNTSYSLVACAVSVHSAGDGSFCQILYDHTASPPPRPSSPLPQSPEVPPVLPSLSPEAAPARPVGAPEPSPAIAKAKEFVADIFRRAKEAKGGPSEEARPPPCPGPSGSRCCPPAEPLVPGGEAPPRDSPPATEPPALEPGYINYTKLHYVLESGEGAEPEDEFEDDKISLPFVVTDLRGRNLRPMRERTAVQGQYLTVEQLTLDFEYVINEVIRHDATWGHQFCSFSDYDIVILEVCPETNQVLINIGLLLLAFPSTEEGQLRPKTYHTSLKVAWDLTTGIFMTVNVGDLTEVKGQTSGSVWSSYRKSCVDMVMKWLVPESSGRYVNRMTNEALHKGCSLKVLADSERYTWIVL; encoded by the exons ATGGCGCCCAGCTCGAAATCGGAGCGGAACAGCGGAGCcgggagcggcggcggcggccccggGGCTGCCGGGGGGAAGCGGGCTGCAGGGCGGCGGCGGGAGCACGTCCTCAAGCAGCTGGAGCGGATCAAA ATCAGCGGGCAGCTGTCTCCTCGCCTCTTCCGGAAGTTGCCGCCCAGGGTCTGCGTATCCCTCAAGAGCATCGTGGATGAGGACTTCCTCTATGCAGG ACACATCTTCCTGGGCTTTTCCAAATGTGGCCGCTACGTCCTGTCCTACACCAGCAGCAGCGGAGACGATGACTTCTCCTTCTACATCTACCACCTGTACTGGTGGGAATTCAATGTCCACAGCAAGCTCAAGCTG GTGCGCCAGGTGCGGCTCTTCCAGGACGAGGAGATCTACAGCGACCTGTACCTGACAGTCTGCGAGTGGCCCAGTGACGCCTCCAAGGTCATTGTCTTCGGCTTCAA CACGCGCTCGGCCAACGGGATGCTCATGAACATGATGATGATGAGTGACGAGAACCACCGCGACATCTACATCAGCACCGTGGCCGTGCCAGCCATGGGCCACTGTGCCGCCTGCCGAGATGCTGGCCGGGCCCACCCAG GCGACTCGAGCGCGCAGTGCCTGCGGCACGGCTTCATGCTGCACACCAAGTACCAGGTGGTctaccccttccccaccttccagcCCGCCTTCCAGCTCAagaaggaccaggtggtgctgctCAACACCAGCTACTCCCTGGTGGCCTGTGCCGTCTCCGTCCACTCGGCAG GCGATGGCAGCTTCTGCCAAATCCTGTATGACCACACAGCCTCGCCTCCGCCCCGCcccagctccccacttccccagaGCCCAGAGGTGCCCCCAGTCCTCCCCAGCCTCTCTCCTGAGGCTGCCCCAGCCCGGCCTGTGGGGGCCCCCGAGCCCTCACCTGCCATCGCCAAAGCCAAGGAGTTTGTGGCTGACATCTTCCGCAGGGCCAAAGAGGCCAAGGGTGGGCCCTCCGAGGAAGCCCGGCCACCCCCCTGCCcagggccctcaggcagccgctGCTGCCCACCTGCAGAGCCCCTGGTGCCAGGCGGGGAGGCACCTCCCCGGGATAGCCCCCCTGCAACAGAACCCCCTGCCCTGGAGCCTGGCTACATCAATTATACCAAGCTGCATTACGTGCTGGAGTCTGGGGAGGGGGCAGAGCCAGAGGACG AGTTTGAGGATGACAAGATCTCCCTGCCTTTTGTGGTGACCGACCTCCGGGGCCGCAACCTCCGGCCCATGAGAGAGCGGACGGCTGTGCAG GGTCAGTACCTGACGGTGGAGCAGCTCACGCTGGACTTTGAGTACGTCATCAATGAGGTCATCCGCCATGATGCCACCTGGGGCCACCAGTTTTGCTCCTTTAGCGACTATGACATCGTCATCCTGGAG GTGTGCCCTGAGACGAACCAGGTCCTCATCAACATTGGCCTGCTGCTCCTGGCCTTCCCGTCCACTGAGGAGGGCCAGCTGCG ACCAAAGACGTATCACACCAGCCTTAAGGTGGCATGGGACCTCACCACCGGCATCTTCATGACTGTCAACGTGGGTGACCTCACTGAGGTTAAAGGGCAGACCAG TGGCAGTGTCTGGAGTTCGTACCGCAAGAGTTGCGTGGACATGGTGATGAAGTGGCTGGTGCCCGAGAGCAGCGGCCGCTATGTCAACAGGATGACCAATGAGGCGCTGCACAAAG GGTGCTCGCTGAAGGTCCTGGCAGACAGCGAACGGTACACGTGGATCGTGCTGTGA